Sequence from the Oncorhynchus clarkii lewisi isolate Uvic-CL-2024 unplaced genomic scaffold, UVic_Ocla_1.0 unplaced_contig_14075_pilon_pilon, whole genome shotgun sequence genome:
aacaattgcaaaatctttaggtgttacattgaccttgtaaagtgataagaattctttataactgagtaaaagaccctctgcatttaccagttggctcaccaataggatattatttcggaaccaatattctaaaaacagagaggtatttttatacaatatatcccgattagtccatatataatatctgtgtggagaaaaattgtgtttataaattaaggaccatgacaagaaaacctgccgatgaaaagcagaaagtttcactggaactttgtcaatattataattgcaaaacaacatgaagttaaggccaccaaaagtagagaagacatgaggaatacaattccagatagaagtgggtcttcttaggaattgttttatccaattgatcttaaaagtattatttaaagtagtaaagtccagaaaattcagtccaccattctcatgtgttcattacaacagttttcctaatgtaatgggtacggtttctccaaagaaagttgaaaagcatctggtctatctccttgcttattttacggtcaagatataaagatagagcaccatatgttagtctagagataccttcagccttggttattaggactctaccttttaaagataagtccctctgtagccattgattggacgcacagaatcgtctagcatgtcattgtatgctgtagcgtaaagatttcccttcactggagctaaggggcctagcccgaaccatggaaAACAGGCCGGAACCATTATTCTACCACAACTTCAGGTAGCATTTTCCTTGTATCCGCAAACCCAAAttagtccgtcagactgccagatggtttaACTGCAACCTTTAcaacactccagccgacacttggcattgaaCATTGTAATCTTaaacttgtgtgcggctgctcagccatggaaaccaatttcatgaagctcctggcgaacagttattgtgctgaccttgcttccagaggcattttGGAACTCTGTAGTTTGTTGctactgaggacagacgatttgtacGCGCTACATGCTTCAACTATCGGCGTCCCgttgtgtgagcttgtgtggcctactacttcacggctgagcagttgttgctcctagacatttccacttcacaataacggcacttagttgaccagggcagacatttgacgaacttgttggaaaggtggcatctatgacggtgccacgttgaaagtcactgagctcttcagtaaggccattgcctgtgtgctcgattttatacacctgtcagcaacggatggctgaaatagccgaatccactaatttgaagatgtgtccacatacttttgtttgtATATACACACAAACCACCTTAAACATATCGGTTGGAGTTTGATTGTACAGTAAACGCACTATAACAACCTCTGATTTTGATACAGTACTGAATAGTAACAAAAAGCATCCTCTGAAAACTGACTGAACAGTTATAGTTTGCTGCGCAGACAGCAGTAATGTGCAGTTTTGTAGGTGTGATGCGTTGTTATTGAGATCTGATAGTGACAAGTGGGCTCATTGTCGGATCTAATTGTCAGTGAATGAATGGCAGACAATTCatgcaaaaaataaaaatctcattcaTTCATGCCAACAGTTTTATTTTTCAAAATCTTTTGAGTAAATACTTCGTACAATGACAGGTAAAACGTCGCATTTCCAGTGCACCTTCATACGTGGATAATAAAGAACCATGTGTTCAAATGTAAATTGGTTAAATTAGCAGAAAATTAAACAGAGCAGAATGTATAACAGCATAATGTGTATAGAGCAGAAGTATAAGAGAACAGAAACCGTACAGGTACATGTCTTTACAGACTCAAATCAAAAGGCTAAACCCAAAACATTTAGGCCATATCCTAACTTAAGATCCAAGTGTGCAGCTCACATGTTTCTTGTAAATCATGCATCGATTACAATGGAAAATTTGTGCTTAAAATGAGTTATGCGCTCAAATCTCTAGTCATGAGTCGGCCCTACAGAAAAGACTCAATTTGTCATATTGCAACGTTTACATTTTAAGTGCAGGCTTTTTCTAAGTGTACTATAATCAAGACTCTTTCAAGTCTGTACACCTCCATATCAAGGTAGAATGGAAACAAGATATTCAGCAATTCCTCGTTGGCAGTGGTGCCTTTTACCCTCACGTCCTCAAGCTGACGTGCGGTGGGGTGGAAGTTTGGCCACCGAGGTCCCCATTGTGTTAAGGGCAGCATGGATACGGAAGTGTAGCCTCGACTCCATGCTATAACCCTTGTAGTTCAGCCTGTAAACATCCAGATATGTCTTAATAACATTCACTCTTCATCCTAGGCAGTAAACAATGCATCTAAAGTAGTGCTGGTTTCAATTGACACTTACTTGGCATTTTCTATGGTGGTGGTAGCCTTCCCCAAGTCTCCTTGCTGCTTATAGAGAAGACCCAGTTCATACATGCTGTATGGCACCAGGTAGCAGTCATGCTTGATCCGGTTTTCACTGTCAAAACAAATCACCACAACAATCAGATTGTAAGAAAGCCAACAGATCTATTACATTTGGGTGCATCAATAGTCTTAGTAGATGGTGGGCTGCCCCCTGAGGAGCCACACAAACCACATTCCTCAATGATCAGTGAATGGCGATAATAGCCTTACCTGGAGATTACGTGTGTGAAGCAGAGTTGGGCCTGGTCCAGGTGGCCCAGGTGTCGCAGACACAGCCCCTTCAGCATCTGGACCATGCACTGGTTATCCACGTGGTACTCTGATGGATCtgggagaggaaagaaagaaaaaaaactagaTTATTCTGTATTAGACAGGGGCTGATGGACCAGAAATCAGCCCTGGCATTTCTACCACACctgaccaccccccccccccccttgagacCCCCCTTGAGTCCCATAAATTAGACCTAGAGCATTGTGAAGGTAAACTCACTTGGGTCATTCTTCAGTTGCTCCTCTGCTTTCTCGATAGTGACCAGAATGCTCTCTGTCAGTTCAGGCCTTTTGCCAATGATGGTGAAGCCATTCCAAACGTATATCATTTCCTGTCATGAGGAAAATGCATTTTAGACCTAAATACCACATTTTAAAAGTTCACATATATTGCTttgactaaataaataaaaaagaagaGTTCTCACCACGGCAGGAATCACCAGCGTCACTGGGGTTGCGGCGCTGTATCGCTGAGCCTTCTTTGCGGCGAACTTCTCTGTTGGGATAGACTTCCCTGCAATCCGCAGCCGCAGGCTCTCCACTTGCCTATAAGACACACGAAAGTAGCCATAGCTATAAACCTTAACAACCCACCTTCCCTTTGTAATAGTGCCTTCTGTTCAGTTTATGATTcatggaaatattacatttatgcCATCCTGAAAATAGTCATATGTTTTTGGGTGTGGTCCTACTTTCTTTCAAGTTGTATAGTATCTTTGGGTGCCATACAAATAAAATGTCTTTATTGACAACACATACCTGAACAACTGTTCCACATTCTCCCCAGTtttcttcacctcctcctctggCATCATGCTGAGGATGGAAGCTTTCTGGAACACGTATACAGCCTGCCAGGAGAGAACAAAAGTCACAATGAATATGAGCCATCTGTACCCAGACCTCCAGGGACTATGCCAGTTTTAGAACATGGGGGAGCTGTAAAGAGCAAGGAGGAAAGACCGTAAGGGAtggataaaaacattttttaaagtgtAGAAGGAGAGTTACTGGAAAAGGACCTTAATCTGTTGACCGGGAAGTAAAATGGTTTTAGTTAGGCTgctagggcagcaggtagcctagcggttagtgttgggccagtaaccgaaatgtcACTGGTTCATGTAcacaaggtgaaaaatctatcGATGTCCACTTGATCCTAATCTGCACCAGAGGGCATCGTACCACTATGGCAGACCCTGTAAaagaacacatttcactgcacctttccagtgtatgcaacaacaaaaagtgtGTGTTCTATACCTGGGAACTCCATCCTAAATGTTTTAGTCAGGCTGCTACAGGTGTACTATACCTGGGAACTTCATCCTAAATGTTTTAGTCAGGCTGCTACAGGTGTACTATACCTACAGGGTACTATACCTGGGAACTTCATCCTAAATGTTTTAGTCACAGGCTGCTACCATACAGGTGTACTATACCTGGGAACTCCATCCTAAATGTTTTAGTCAGGCTGCTACAGGTGTACTATACCTGGGAACTCCATCCTAAATGTTTTAGTCAGGCTGCTACAGGGGTACTATACCTGGGAACTCCATCCTCAATGTTTTAGTCAGGCTGCTACAGGTGTACTATACCTGGGACCACTTGCTCTCTTTGCAGAGAAGGTCTGCATACTGGTATGCCTCCAGCCAGTCCTGCTGGAAGGAGTAGGACCACATAAGCTCCCAGTAACACAGATGGTGGATCTGACGCCACTCCTGCTGCGCCGCTATGCACTCCAGGAACTTCTTCTGGGCCTGGCGGACAGATACACAAAACAAGGAGATATGGTTCTTGTTAGACAGAGGGGTCAATTTTATAACTTGTAACATAGCAgacagggtcatattcattagggcacagcATAGCAAAATGCTTTGTAACAGAACACAAGCGTTTCTCATTGGACAAGTTTAGGAAGTTGCTCCCAATgatgttttcttccatttggtaccTAATGAATACTACCCAGGAAAATGTATGAAATGCCATTCTTAAAAAGGGAGATTACTCACAAATTCAAAGTTACCCTTGAGCACAGCAATCCTGGCCTGGTAGAAGAGAATGAGGGCCCCCTAGAGTACAACCACAGTCGATGTTAACGGAGGAGATGAGCAAGTGGGAAGACCTTGCTGGAGGGGGACTGTTCACTTACATTGGGGAACTTTTCAATGTAGGGCTCCAGAAGAACATCAGACTCTTCCAGGTTTGCCTCACCAGTACCTATAGAGAAGGAAAGACAAGGCATCAATCAACCCCAATGGCTGTTGTAAATTAAAACCCATTATCTAAGGATACATTTAaacaggcagtccaattctgCCTGTCTTTTTCAATAATTCGTCTTTTGTCCAATCAGATCAGTTCTGAAAAAGATTTGATGTGAAAAgacctgattggtcaaaagataaaTGAGTGGAAAAAAGATCACaaatgggctgcctgtgtaaacacagcctaatAGGCCATACAAATGGGTTAAATGCTCTTCACATAAGAAACCAACTGAAGACAAAGTGACTTTGTAAAGCGTGACAGCGACAGTTGATGATCACAGTACTGTAGTAACAATGGAACAGTTTAGCATCaccaccaccagagggcatcctTTATCCTCAAAACTCCAGTGGCCTGTGTGGCATTTAAGGAGTAGGTCAAATGTTGCCCTTAGACACAGGTCTTGGGTCCTTTTTGGGTTTTCCCCAATTTAGGGTTCCGAGGTTATGGTAAGGTTTCGGGGAaggaaagctgatcctagatctgtaccttaCCCAGTATGACGCTGATGTAGAGGTGGTACATCAGGAGGCACAAAGTGCTGAGGATGGAGCGCAGGCTGTTGCTGGCTGCCCCCTCCCTCAGCTGGGACAGACCCACTTCCTGCACAACAAGCCTCTATCAACAACATCCACTTCATTGCATCGTCATTGGCTTAATTATGAGACATAATGGGAAGTAAACTAAAGAAATGTATCATTTCAAACATTTACAGATGTATTATTTGTTTTACTTATGCAAGCACTCAGTTTTTGGGGGACAATAATTACTTTGAAGAAAAATAGACTCCCCACTCGGACTATCCAAGAGAAAAGGAGTATTTTGCCAAAGCGACCGGAGTGTGATGCTGAATagtctgtcagagagagaagtGGTGAGACTGCTCCTCGTCACCTACCCGGTCTCCAGAGAAACCCATCCACTCCAGTAGTCTGAGGACCTTGCTCGGCAAGAGAGACAAATACTGAAAGAGGAAAACCAAATGGTGAAGATAGTGACCTCAGCATCTGAGGACCACAAAACAAAAATCCCCCTTCCATGTCAAAGAAAAAACAGCcaatagaaaataaaaacattcaTCATTTTTGAGTTGAGAAAAAACATTTGTAATCTTACATTTGACCGCTTTAGCAACTCTTATTAATCTGCCTGTCCTACCATCTTCTACCTCACCCATAACGCTGAAGCACTAAACACCAACGCTCTTACCAAGTTAAATGAACCAATGCCCATGTTCACACCGCTCCTGAAGTGAGTTTGTGTGCTCATCTGGTCAGACTGGTTCTTTGCCATGGTTGACATAACATCACATTCCCTTGTAGAGAGGAGCCAAACAGGCATTTGGTTATTTTATAAGGATCCACATTAGACATTGCTAatgaagcagctactcttcctggggtccacacaaaacatgacataatacagaacattcatAGACAACAGCAGCTCATGGACAGAATTACATATTGAACTATGAACTTGAGTACACTAGCAACCATGCAAGATCTCCCAAAATACTTGACTCTCAAATGTGACCCTGCTAAAAACAATCACTGCTTGATAATTTCTTTCTAGTGCATCAATTCTGAGAACAGTCATTCATATACTGaaagcacaggaggctggtgaggggatgGTAGAGGCGGCTAATAATAaactggaatggagtgaatggtaTCAAAAATATGGGAACCACGTTTGATGTGCTTGatgccattccagccattactttgagcctgtcctccccaattaaggtgtcaccagCCACCTGTGGCTGGACTACCCAAACACGAAACATAATATCCTTTTCACATTATATCATCAACCAGTTCATGTGAAACCAGGCAAGACCAGGGTAAGTCgtgtgaagaaaaaaatatatatatatttttaaactgccCACTTGTAGATCAGAAAGCTGTTGCGGATCTTCATGCCTCCTTTGATGAAGCTGATCATGCTCTCGTCCAGAAAAGTGAGTGCAGCCTTCTGCAATAGCGCCTCAGCATAGCACAACTCCGCATGCATCTCCTCTGTAGCGGGAAAGGGGAGAAAAAAGAGAGATGCCTGTCAGTCAAAAGTCCAGAACAGACCCACACATTTAAACCAATGTGGATGTAGTACATggaaacagtgcattcggaaaatattcaggacctcttccctttttccacattgttacagtgccttgcgaaagtattcggcccccttgaactttgcgaccttttgccacatttcaggcttcaaacataaagatataaaactgtatttttttgtgaagaatcaacaacaagtgggacacaatcatgaagtggaacgacatttattggatatttcaaacttttttaacaaatcaaaaactgaaaaattgggcgtgcaaaattattcagcccctttactttcagtgcagcaaactctctccagaagttcagttcggatctctgaatgatccaatgttgacataaatgactaatgatgataaatacaatccacctgtgtgtaatcaagtctccgtataaatgcacctgcactgtgatagtctcagaggtccgtcaaaagcgcagagagcatcatgaagaacaaggaacacaccaggcaggtccgagatactgttgtgaagaagtttaaagccggatttggatacaaaaagatttcccaagctttaaacatcccaaggagcactgtgcaagcgataatattgaaatggaaggagtatcagaccactgcaaatctaccaagacctggccgtccctctaaactttcagctcatacaaggagaagactgatcagagatgcccatgatcactctggatgaactgcagagatctacagctgaggtgggagactctgtccataggacaacaatcagtcgtatattgcacaaatctggcctttatggaagagtggcaagaagaaagccatttcttaaagatatccataaaaagtgtcgtttaaagtttgccacaagccacctgggagacacaccaaacatgtggaagaaggtgctctggtcagatgaaaccaaaattgaactttttggcaacaatgcaaaacgttatgtttggcgtaaaagcaacacagctcatcaccctgaacacaccatccccactgtcaaacatggtggtggcagcatcatggtttgggcctgcttttctccagcagggacagggaagatggttaaaattgatgggaagatggatggagccaaatacaggaccattctggaagaaaacctgatggagtctgcaaaagacctgagactgggacggagatttgtcttccaacaagacaatgatccaaaacataaagcaaaatctacaatggaatggttcaaaaataaacatatccaggtgttagaatggccaagtcaaagtccagacctgaatccaatcgagaatctgtggaaagaactgaaacctgctgttcacaaatgctctccatccaacctcactgagctcgagctgttttgcaaggaggaatgggaaaaaaattcagtctctcgatgtgcaaaactgatagagacataccccaagcgacttacagctttaatcgcagcaaaaggtggcgctacaaagtattaacttaagggggctgaataattttgcacgcccaatttttcagtttttgatttgttaaaaaagtttgaaatatccaataaatgtcgttccacttcatgattgtgtcccacttgttgttgattcttcacaaaaaaatacagttttatatctttatgtttgaagcctgaaatgtggcaaaaggtcgcaaagttcaagggggccgaatactttcgcaaggcactgtacgttgccttattctgaaattgattaaatacatttgtcaatctacacacaataacaggtttagacatttttgcagaaCATAGAAATGTATCTACagaagtattcagagcctttgctattGACcctttgaaattgagctcaggttcatcctgtttccattgatcatccttgagctgtttctacaacttgattggggtccacctgtggtaaattcaatagattggacatgatttggaaaggcacacacctgtctatataaggtcccacagttgacagtgcacgtcagagcaaaaaccaagccatgaggtcaaacaaattgtccgtagagcaccaaaacaggattgtgtggaggcacatacccaagaagaatcaaggctgtaatcgctgccaaaggtgcttcaacaaagtcctgagtaaagggtctgaacatgTACGTAAACACGATCAGTTTTTGTTTTAAATTAGCTAACATTTCTCAAAACCTATTTTttatttgacattatggggtattgtgtgtgtagattgaattgtgtgtgtagattgaattttagaataacttaacaaaatgtggaaaaagtaatggggtctgaaaactttccaaataaactatactgtgcatacagtggggcaaaaaagttattcagccaccaattgtgcaagttctcctacttaaaaagatgaggcctgtaattttcatcctaaggtacacttcaactatgacagacaaaatgagaaaaaaattctccagaaaatcacattgtaggatttttaatgaatttatttgcaaattatggtggaaaataagtatttggtcaataacaaaagtttctctcaatactttgtttatataccctttgttggcaatgacagaggtcaaacattttctgtaagtcttcacaaggttctcacactgttgctggtattttggcccattcctccatgcagatctcctctagagcagtgatgttttggggctgttgctgggcaacacggactttcaactccctccaaagattttctatggggttgagatctggagactggctaggccactccagaaccttgaaatgcttcttacgaagccactccttcattgcccgggcggtgtgtttgggatcattgtcatgctgaaagacccagccacgtttcatcttcaatgcccttgctgatggtaggctttgttactttggtcccaactctctgcaggtcattcactaggtccccccatgtggttctgggatttttgctcacagttcttgtgatcattttgaccccacggggtgagattttgcgtggagccccagatcgagggagattatcagtggtcttgtatgtcttccatttcctaataattgctcccacagttgatttcttcaaaccaagctgcttacctattgcagattcagtcttcccagcctggtgcaggtctacaattttgtttctggtgtcctttggtcctcctttggtcttggccatagtggagtttggagtgtgactgtttgaggttgtggacaggtgtcttttatactgataacaagttcaaacaggtgccattaatacaggtaacgagtagaggacagaggagcctcttaaagaataagttacaggtctgtgagagccagaaatattgcttgtttatAGGTGAACAAATActaattttccaccatcatttgcaaataaattcataaaaaatcctacaatgtgattttctggattttttttcttctcattttgtctgtcatagttgaagtgtaccttatgatgaaaattgcaggcctcatctttttaagcgggagaacttgcacaattggtggctgactaaataattttttgccccactgtatattataatTTTGATACAGAAAATAGTATTTTAACCCCATGTGTGCTGGGCATCCTGAAGTATGACAACCCAAACAATAAACACATGAAATCAATCAAAAGGCCAGTCATGAAACACGTATATTTCAGTATGGATGACGCATACTACATGTATGGATGACGCATACTACATGTATGGATGACGCATACTACATGTATGGATGTCTAGATGTCGACATATTGATATCATCCTTTAACCTACAACCATCACGGAGATGGTAGCCAATCACACCTTCAGTTAAGTCGTCAGCTGGCTGCTTGTAAAACATCTCAGTGATGGCCTCCACCATGGTAGTCTTCTTCCGGAACCTGTGATGAGATAACGTACTGTGTTAAAgttagaatccttagttgctacatccaccTTTGGACAAAAATGTATAATATGTACACTAcgattgattcttgaagaatataacacagatAAATGCCTCaagagcttagttcaactgtcataacCAAATGTaaattttgggttctgatggggtaactCCAATGTTTGCAAACTAACAGTCCTTGCATCATCCATTGTTAGATTACTCCAGGTCCATccttcagctttttaccaaaacagaggcggggtgTCCGCTTAGCTATTGTTTCGATTCAATCCTTTAAGTCCTGCCACTGCCCAACAATGTCTGAATCTGACGTGTGAGATAAAGCTTCTTCAATGCATTGGCAATTGAAACTCTATAGAACGAGATGCCCTACATTCATGTCATTTCTATGAGAGAAGCAAAACCATACATCTGGCACGTCTGCAGAGACTCCTTCAGAGCAGTCATGGCCTTTTCAACATCCTTGGGTTCAAAGGTCATGCCCGCCTGCATGGCCAGCATGCTGCTGTAGCCCACAGCGTGGTACATACTCTGGCTCCTCCTGTGAGAACATGACAAAGCCCTTCAGAAAACATAAGAAACTCGAGAAGCACTTTTATTGAGAAATGGATCCAATGTGACCAACCAATGAATATACACAGAAAAAGTGGACAGTTTCTGGTAGCCAATTAGGACAATATCACTATTAGAGACAGACATGAGCAGTTCATCTTAAAGCATGTAAAGCCTCAAGGCAAGCTATGATGAAGTTGACTGGGACATACCAGGGTCTGAGGAGATCC
This genomic interval carries:
- the LOC139401011 gene encoding tetratricopeptide repeat protein 39B-like isoform X1, which produces MKSQMDLETALQDSAKALDLFLNNRFSDALDLLRPWFRKKTTMVEAITEMFYKQPADDLTEEEMHAELCYAEALLQKAALTFLDESMISFIKGGMKIRNSFLIYKECDVMSTMAKNQSDQMSTQTHFRSGVNMGIGSFNLYLSLLPSKVLRLLEWMGFSGDREVGLSQLREGAASNSLRSILSTLCLLMYHLYISVILGTGEANLEESDVLLEPYIEKFPNGALILFYQARIAVLKGNFEFAQKKFLECIAAQQEWRQIHHLCYWELMWSYSFQQDWLEAYQYADLLCKESKWSQAVYVFQKASILSMMPEEEVKKTGENVEQLFRQVESLRLRIAGKSIPTEKFAAKKAQRYSAATPVTLVIPAVEMIYVWNGFTIIGKRPELTESILVTIEKAEEQLKNDPNPSEYHVDNQCMVQMLKGLCLRHLGHLDQAQLCFTHVISSENRIKHDCYLVPYSMYELGLLYKQQGDLGKATTTIENAKLNYKGYSMESRLHFRIHAALNTMGTSVAKLPPHRTSA
- the LOC139401011 gene encoding tetratricopeptide repeat protein 39B-like isoform X2, with amino-acid sequence MDPEDPFLLVPDKMKSQMDLETALQDSAKALDLFLNNRFSDALDLLRPWRSQSMYHAVGYSSMLAMQAGMTFEPKDVEKAMTALKESLQTCQMFRKKTTMVEAITEMFYKQPADDLTEEEMHAELCYAEALLQKAALTFLDESMISFIKGGMKIRNSFLIYKECDVMSTMAKNQSDQMSTQTHFRSGVNMGIGSFNLYLSLLPSKVLRLLEWMGFSGDREVGLSQLREGAASNSLRSILSTLCLLMYHLYISVILGTGEANLEESDVLLEPYIEKFPNGALILFYQARIAVLKGNFEFAQKKFLECIAAQQEWRQIHHLCYWELMWSYSFQQDWLEAYQYADLLCKESKWSQAVYVFQKASILSMMPEEEVKKTGENVEQLFRQVESLRLRIAGKSIPTEKFAAKKAQRYSAATPVTLVIPAVEMIYVWNGFTIIGKRPELTESILVTIEKAEEQLKNDPNPSEYHVDNQCMVQMLKGLCLRHLGHLDQAQLCFTHVISSENRIKHDCYLVPYSMYELGLLYKQQGDLGKATTTIENAKLNYKGYSMESRLHFRIHAALNTMGTSVAKLPPHRTSA